In a genomic window of Streptomyces roseoviridis:
- a CDS encoding GNAT family N-acetyltransferase — MNNSPANALRIERIDPAGPGAVSALLADWRLVHDTVVPTAPLSADEVRERAGRNRLDVAYADGTVVGCSTVRPPDAETPAATVISRVLPPYRGRGYGTALYERGLAHARTLSDAGVETVVLASNTEGLRFALARGFVEIERYVLPGDTVPFVTLRLADGR; from the coding sequence GTGAACAATTCACCCGCGAACGCCCTTCGCATCGAACGGATCGACCCCGCCGGCCCGGGCGCCGTGTCCGCGCTCCTGGCGGACTGGCGGCTGGTCCACGACACGGTCGTCCCCACCGCCCCGCTCTCCGCCGACGAGGTGCGTGAGCGGGCCGGCCGCAACCGGCTCGACGTCGCCTACGCGGACGGCACCGTCGTCGGCTGCTCCACCGTCCGTCCACCGGACGCGGAGACCCCGGCCGCCACGGTCATCTCCCGCGTCCTGCCCCCGTACCGCGGCCGGGGCTACGGGACGGCGCTGTACGAGCGGGGCCTGGCGCACGCGAGGACGCTGAGCGACGCCGGCGTGGAGACCGTCGTGCTGGCGAGCAACACGGAGGGGCTGCGGTTCGCGCTGGCCCGCGGCTTCGTCGAGATCGAGCGGTACGTGCTGCCGGGGGACACCGTGCCGTTCGTGACCCTGCGCCTCGCCGACGGGCGGTGA
- a CDS encoding carboxymuconolactone decarboxylase family protein, protein MIIDIPEGQEPIGYVWGDMVPGIGMAAANFSLSVYAHTTLGLREFEAARLRIAQINGCRFCLDWRTDRDGEKVEEDFADAVLAWRTTGAFDERTRLAAEYAERYALDHHRLDEEFWARMTAAYSQVEIVELTMSLGSWLAFGRLNRVLGLDTVCVLPGH, encoded by the coding sequence GTGATCATCGACATTCCCGAGGGCCAGGAGCCGATCGGTTACGTGTGGGGCGACATGGTGCCCGGGATCGGGATGGCGGCGGCGAACTTCTCGCTGTCGGTGTACGCGCACACGACGCTCGGGCTGCGCGAGTTCGAGGCGGCGCGGCTGCGGATCGCCCAGATCAACGGGTGCCGGTTCTGTCTGGACTGGCGGACGGACCGGGACGGGGAGAAGGTCGAGGAGGACTTCGCGGACGCGGTGCTCGCCTGGCGGACGACGGGGGCCTTCGACGAGCGGACCCGGCTCGCGGCGGAGTACGCGGAGCGGTACGCGCTGGACCACCACCGCCTGGACGAGGAGTTCTGGGCGCGGATGACCGCGGCGTACAGCCAGGTGGAGATCGTGGAGCTGACCATGAGTCTGGGCTCGTGGCTGGCGTTCGGGCGGCTCAACCGGGTGCTGGGGCTCGACACGGTGTGCGTGCTGCCGGGGCACTGA
- a CDS encoding helix-turn-helix domain-containing protein — MPTTTTAGDTCTASRGRGVLEGAFALLEALRRHGDDAVGVTELARACGVPKGTAHRLLDQLVALGAVERRDRRYRVGPQLYRLGLAWEPHPGLRAAARLPLHRLRAATGASVLLVVMREDQALTVSSVPGEPEPVLPLRDGTAFRLDTAAGRALRGPRGAGAVLDREDVMAGVCCAALPVRSPDGRTVAALAAVVRAGRRLEPLADAVAEAAGALARGLARGLPV, encoded by the coding sequence ATGCCGACGACCACGACGGCGGGGGACACGTGCACGGCGAGCCGGGGCAGGGGGGTCCTCGAAGGGGCCTTCGCGCTCCTGGAGGCCCTGCGAAGACACGGCGACGACGCGGTGGGCGTCACCGAACTCGCCCGCGCCTGCGGGGTGCCCAAGGGGACCGCGCACCGGCTGCTCGACCAGCTCGTGGCCCTCGGCGCCGTCGAGCGCCGCGACCGGCGCTACCGGGTCGGCCCGCAGCTCTACCGGCTCGGTCTCGCCTGGGAGCCGCACCCGGGCCTGCGGGCCGCCGCCCGGCTGCCGCTGCACCGGCTGCGGGCCGCGACCGGGGCGAGCGTGCTGCTGGTGGTGATGCGGGAGGACCAGGCGCTGACGGTGAGTTCGGTGCCCGGGGAGCCGGAGCCCGTGCTCCCGCTGCGTGACGGGACCGCCTTCCGCCTCGACACGGCGGCGGGACGGGCACTGCGCGGGCCGCGCGGCGCGGGCGCGGTCCTCGACCGGGAGGACGTGATGGCCGGGGTGTGCTGCGCGGCCCTGCCCGTACGGTCGCCGGACGGCCGGACCGTGGCCGCGCTGGCCGCCGTGGTCCGCGCCGGGCGGCGCCTCGAACCGCTGGCCGACGCGGTCGCCGAGGCCGCCGGCGCACTGGCCCGCGGTCTCGCCCGGGGCCTGCCGGTGTGA
- a CDS encoding CGNR zinc finger domain-containing protein has product MHPRGGEERARQGAFGERSRHGRPQGERGDLDTGSGGEHLGAQPFREAAGALRPVFAADGVDAAALTLNALLAERTGPLRLTTHGGASPWHPHVDRDDDAPWAEWFLASSCLSLAVLLWDRGRAPGGVCASATCEDVFVPLGGGRERRRYCSRRCATRERVAAHRRAGAAGSAQMSITR; this is encoded by the coding sequence CTGCACCCCCGCGGCGGCGAGGAGCGCGCCCGGCAGGGAGCCTTCGGCGAGCGGTCCCGCCACGGCCGCCCCCAGGGCGAACGCGGTGATCTTGACACTGGCTCCGGTGGTGAACACCTGGGCGCGCAGCCGTTCCGCGAGGCGGCCGGGGCGCTGCGGCCGGTGTTCGCCGCGGACGGCGTCGACGCGGCGGCGCTGACGCTCAACGCGCTGCTCGCCGAGCGGACCGGTCCCCTGCGGCTCACCACCCACGGCGGCGCGAGCCCCTGGCATCCCCACGTGGACCGGGACGACGACGCGCCGTGGGCGGAGTGGTTCCTCGCGTCGTCCTGCCTGTCCCTGGCCGTGCTGCTGTGGGACCGGGGCCGCGCGCCCGGCGGCGTGTGCGCGTCGGCCACGTGCGAGGACGTGTTCGTTCCCCTGGGCGGCGGCAGGGAGCGCCGGCGTTACTGCTCGCGCCGGTGCGCCACCCGCGAGCGGGTCGCGGCGCACCGGCGGGCCGGGGCGGCGGGGTCCGCTCAGATGTCGATCACGCGGTAG
- a CDS encoding GMC oxidoreductase, translating to MPDTSFSASGSRGLTRRRFVTGTGSLLGGLALAGPATGASAAGRAEATASALAAPIASGAHVPVLVVGTGYGGCVAALRLTVAGVDVHMAEMGMAWDTPGPDGKIFANTTRPDYRSFWLRTRTRQPLSNFLGFPLDKDVPRHTGILDAEDFAGITVYQGRGVGGGSLVNGGMAVTPRRDLFPAVLPTVDPAEMYGTYYPRATAGLGVTPVDPAWWEAADCYQYARVGRRHAERSGFPFVFVPNVYDWDYMKREAAGGVPRSALEGEVIYGNNHGKKTLPKTYLARAAATGRLAVSPLHEVTAVTPAPRGGYTVTLERLDTTGVTVETKTVTADRVFFAAGSVGTSKLLTRLKATGALPALNDQIGKGWGDNGNVMCGRANHMWDPTGKLQSAMPTAGIDNWDAGGAFAEVAPLPTGIETYASFYLSITKNPHRAEFRWNPATRNVELTWDRAWKQASIDAARTIFDRINAKEGTIYRTDLFGGNRIWGDHLTYHPLGGAVLGRATDNHGRLHGYDGLYVIDGALIPGNTTVNPFVTITALAERNIEHIVANDL from the coding sequence GTGCCTGACACATCCTTTTCGGCCTCGGGTTCCCGAGGTCTGACCCGCCGCCGGTTCGTCACAGGAACAGGTTCTCTTCTGGGCGGCCTGGCGCTCGCCGGACCCGCCACCGGAGCGAGCGCCGCCGGCCGCGCCGAAGCCACGGCCTCCGCCCTCGCCGCCCCGATCGCCTCCGGCGCCCACGTCCCCGTCCTCGTCGTCGGCACCGGATACGGCGGCTGCGTCGCCGCGCTCCGGCTCACCGTCGCCGGCGTCGACGTGCACATGGCCGAGATGGGCATGGCGTGGGACACCCCCGGCCCCGACGGCAAGATCTTCGCCAACACCACCAGACCCGACTACCGCTCCTTCTGGCTGCGCACCCGTACCCGGCAGCCGCTGAGCAACTTCCTCGGCTTCCCGCTCGACAAGGACGTCCCCCGTCACACCGGCATCCTCGACGCCGAGGACTTCGCCGGCATCACCGTCTACCAGGGCCGGGGCGTCGGCGGCGGCTCCCTCGTCAACGGCGGCATGGCCGTCACGCCCCGGCGGGACCTCTTCCCCGCCGTCCTGCCGACCGTCGACCCGGCGGAGATGTACGGCACCTACTACCCGCGCGCCACCGCGGGACTCGGCGTCACCCCCGTCGACCCGGCCTGGTGGGAGGCCGCCGACTGCTACCAGTACGCCCGGGTCGGCCGCAGGCACGCCGAACGGTCCGGATTCCCCTTCGTCTTCGTCCCCAACGTCTACGACTGGGACTACATGAAGCGGGAGGCCGCCGGCGGCGTGCCCAGGTCCGCCCTGGAGGGCGAGGTCATCTACGGCAACAACCACGGCAAGAAGACCCTCCCGAAGACCTATCTCGCCCGGGCCGCCGCGACCGGCCGCCTCGCCGTCTCCCCGCTCCACGAGGTCACCGCCGTCACCCCGGCCCCGCGCGGCGGCTACACCGTCACCCTGGAGCGGCTCGACACCACCGGCGTCACCGTCGAGACCAAGACCGTCACCGCCGACCGGGTCTTCTTCGCCGCCGGAAGCGTCGGCACCAGCAAGCTCCTCACCCGCCTCAAGGCCACCGGCGCACTTCCCGCCCTCAACGACCAGATCGGCAAGGGCTGGGGCGACAACGGCAACGTCATGTGCGGCCGCGCCAACCACATGTGGGATCCCACCGGAAAGCTCCAGTCGGCCATGCCCACCGCCGGCATCGACAACTGGGACGCGGGCGGAGCCTTCGCCGAGGTCGCCCCGCTGCCCACCGGCATCGAGACCTACGCCTCCTTCTACCTCTCCATCACGAAGAACCCGCACCGGGCCGAGTTCCGCTGGAACCCCGCCACCCGGAACGTCGAGCTCACCTGGGACCGCGCGTGGAAACAGGCGTCCATCGACGCCGCCAGGACCATCTTCGACAGGATCAACGCCAAGGAGGGCACGATCTACCGCACCGACCTGTTCGGCGGCAACAGGATCTGGGGCGACCACCTCACGTACCACCCGCTCGGCGGCGCCGTCCTCGGCCGCGCCACCGACAACCACGGCCGGCTGCACGGCTACGACGGCCTCTACGTCATCGACGGCGCGCTCATCCCCGGCAACACCACCGTCAACCCGTTCGTCACCATCACGGCGCTCGCCGAACGCAACATCGAGCACATCGTCGCCAACGACCTGTGA
- a CDS encoding SGNH/GDSL hydrolase family protein produces MRLTRTLCAAALLAVTAAGPGAPAVRVNPPKIPTVFLGDASVAGWGIAPVDPGALLCVRARENLPDVIEDQLADQAILLDITADVSCAGAALHHVWEEQDLGGGTSAVPQKRALTKETQLVVAGLGAGTAGLGQVLKQCSQRLRGSEGSHLPDPPVDATSPTTTCGTYFARGAGADWLERRFEQTGKDLDKLFSEIGSESPSARTVLVGYPRLVPEDRKRCRTALPGGAGRPLADVPESAWGFLDTKVQARLNSLMAAKAKEHKAHFVDLYAATGAATACDGADRAVGGLLEPSGVTLLHQTLPWLLAADETGRDGNGDTVAQSIAAMYGRGPA; encoded by the coding sequence ATGAGGCTGACGAGGACGCTGTGCGCGGCGGCACTGCTGGCGGTGACGGCCGCGGGACCCGGCGCCCCCGCCGTGCGCGTGAACCCCCCGAAGATTCCCACCGTCTTCCTCGGCGACGCCTCCGTCGCCGGGTGGGGCATCGCCCCCGTCGACCCGGGCGCGCTGCTCTGCGTCCGGGCCCGGGAGAACCTGCCGGACGTCATCGAGGACCAACTGGCCGACCAGGCCATCCTCCTGGACATCACCGCCGACGTGTCCTGCGCCGGCGCCGCGCTGCACCACGTCTGGGAGGAGCAGGACCTCGGCGGCGGCACGAGCGCCGTACCGCAGAAGCGGGCGCTGACGAAGGAGACGCAGCTGGTCGTCGCCGGGCTCGGCGCCGGGACCGCGGGCCTCGGGCAGGTGCTCAAGCAGTGCTCGCAGCGGTTGCGCGGCAGCGAGGGCTCCCATCTGCCCGACCCGCCCGTAGACGCCACCTCACCCACCACGACGTGCGGAACGTACTTCGCCCGGGGCGCGGGCGCGGACTGGCTGGAACGGCGCTTCGAACAGACCGGCAAGGACCTCGACAAGCTGTTCTCCGAGATCGGCAGCGAGTCGCCCTCGGCCCGGACGGTCCTCGTGGGCTATCCGCGCCTCGTCCCCGAGGACCGCAAGCGCTGCCGCACCGCGCTTCCCGGCGGCGCCGGACGACCGCTCGCCGACGTGCCGGAGTCCGCGTGGGGCTTCCTCGACACCAAGGTGCAGGCCCGGCTCAACTCCCTGATGGCGGCCAAGGCGAAGGAGCACAAGGCCCACTTCGTCGACCTCTACGCGGCGACCGGCGCGGCCACCGCCTGCGACGGCGCCGACCGGGCCGTCGGCGGTCTGCTCGAACCCTCCGGCGTGACCCTGCTCCACCAGACGCTGCCGTGGCTGCTCGCCGCCGACGAGACCGGCCGCGACGGCAACGGCGACACCGTCGCCCAGTCGATCGCGGCGATGTACGGGCGCGGCCCCGCCTGA
- a CDS encoding SpoIIE family protein phosphatase: protein MRGPHGGEHAGCVTSYGAAGPAPSASPGPRRGAGADGPAGDGPAPEALTADALPVVLAESVLRAVEAAGGYAGGVYLRSGTPGLLRLAVLAGLPSSLFRPWWRMHENRPFPVAEAHRSGQPVHLGDVEEAMRLFPQLVASLPFPFASLYIPVVRGRERYGVLVVLRTPTPGMPVDAPDRGRMLAEARRLGLALDDLAAGGTRVEWPGEPVSVQLPVRTGPPVRIGYFDWNLDTGTVTADAGLRAILGEDAPSPWSVEALTARLVPEDTYALWALARQAAGSGGPAARRIRLKGPDGGLHLLEVTARPVAHGPAGNVLTGSLVDLGTGLLGSDATDRLPRAILAIDRLGRITYVNARTESLLGLPRDTLAGRALWEALPWFAHPYHEEQLRGALLSDEPIHFLAHPGHGAWLSVSLYPGQDGVTLVLVPEKNDPAGRPPGVGSVRRADKADEAAEADGLTSPEGRAAALYRPVALAIALSEAVTARQVSAVVTEELLPAFGGRQLAIYLLSERHLYLAWETGFPPGFLEPFDGVGLDAHVPGVETLTSGRPLFFESMDQLGAAYPGLPLDAHTGARAFLPLIASGRPVGSCILGFDAPRGFTAEERTVLTALAGLIAQALERAQRYDSESALARGLQDALLPHRLPVHEGVETVGRYLPGTQGMDVGGDWYDVIETDDGRLALVIGDVQGHGVAAAATMGQLRSAVRAFALGGHAPEDVVRGTNRLLIDLDPGQFASCCYVVLDPETGEAHAARAGHPQPLLRRTDGSTVGVDLAGGVVLGVDDSATYPVTRLRLGPGEVLALFTDGLVERPDTDIDEGIERLRRALAATGSAPLPETADRLIREARQSADRPDDIALLLAARWGTRAHRA, encoded by the coding sequence ATGCGTGGCCCTCACGGCGGGGAGCATGCTGGCTGTGTGACCTCGTACGGCGCGGCAGGCCCCGCCCCGTCGGCCTCGCCCGGGCCCCGGCGGGGCGCCGGCGCCGACGGGCCGGCGGGGGACGGGCCGGCGCCGGAGGCCCTGACGGCGGACGCCCTGCCGGTGGTGCTCGCCGAGTCCGTGCTGCGGGCGGTCGAGGCGGCCGGCGGTTACGCGGGCGGGGTCTATCTGCGCTCCGGCACGCCGGGGCTGCTGCGGCTCGCCGTGCTCGCGGGCCTGCCCTCCTCGCTGTTCCGCCCCTGGTGGCGGATGCACGAGAACCGGCCCTTCCCCGTGGCGGAGGCCCACCGGTCGGGGCAGCCGGTGCACCTCGGGGACGTCGAGGAGGCCATGCGGCTCTTTCCGCAGCTCGTGGCGAGCCTTCCCTTCCCCTTCGCCTCTTTGTACATCCCCGTGGTCCGCGGCCGTGAGCGCTACGGCGTCCTGGTGGTGCTGCGGACGCCGACGCCCGGGATGCCGGTCGACGCGCCGGACCGCGGCCGCATGCTCGCGGAGGCCCGCCGCCTCGGCCTGGCCCTCGACGACCTCGCCGCGGGCGGGACCCGCGTGGAGTGGCCCGGCGAACCGGTCTCCGTCCAGCTGCCCGTCCGGACCGGTCCGCCGGTGCGGATCGGTTACTTCGACTGGAACCTGGACACCGGCACCGTCACGGCCGACGCCGGCCTGCGGGCGATCCTCGGGGAGGACGCGCCGTCCCCCTGGAGCGTCGAGGCGCTCACCGCCCGGCTCGTGCCCGAGGACACCTACGCCCTGTGGGCGCTGGCCCGGCAGGCGGCGGGCTCGGGCGGCCCGGCCGCCCGCAGGATCAGGCTGAAGGGGCCGGACGGCGGGCTGCACCTCCTCGAGGTGACCGCCCGCCCGGTCGCGCACGGCCCCGCCGGGAACGTGCTCACCGGCTCCCTGGTCGACCTCGGCACCGGCCTCCTCGGCTCCGACGCCACCGACCGGCTGCCCCGCGCGATCCTGGCCATCGACCGGCTCGGGCGGATCACGTACGTCAACGCGCGCACGGAGTCCCTGCTCGGCCTGCCGCGCGACACCCTGGCCGGACGGGCGCTCTGGGAGGCCCTGCCGTGGTTCGCCCACCCGTACCACGAGGAGCAGCTGCGCGGGGCGCTCCTGTCCGACGAGCCGATCCACTTCCTGGCGCATCCGGGGCACGGCGCGTGGCTGTCGGTGTCCCTGTATCCGGGGCAGGACGGGGTGACCCTGGTGCTCGTCCCGGAGAAGAACGACCCGGCGGGCCGGCCACCCGGCGTCGGGAGCGTGAGGCGGGCCGACAAGGCCGACGAGGCCGCGGAAGCCGACGGGCTGACCTCTCCGGAGGGCAGGGCCGCGGCGCTCTACCGCCCGGTTGCGCTCGCCATCGCCCTGTCGGAGGCCGTGACGGCACGCCAGGTGTCGGCGGTGGTCACCGAGGAGCTGCTGCCGGCCTTCGGCGGCCGGCAACTGGCGATCTACCTGCTGAGCGAACGGCATCTGTACCTGGCGTGGGAGACGGGTTTCCCGCCGGGCTTCCTGGAGCCCTTCGACGGGGTCGGCCTGGACGCCCACGTGCCCGGTGTGGAGACGCTCACCTCCGGCCGGCCGCTGTTCTTCGAGTCGATGGACCAGCTCGGCGCCGCGTACCCGGGGCTGCCGCTGGACGCGCACACGGGGGCGCGGGCGTTCCTGCCGCTGATCGCCTCGGGCCGGCCAGTGGGCTCGTGCATCCTCGGCTTCGACGCGCCGCGCGGCTTCACTGCCGAGGAGCGCACGGTGCTGACGGCGCTCGCGGGCCTGATCGCCCAGGCGTTGGAGCGGGCGCAGCGCTACGACTCCGAGTCGGCGCTCGCCCGGGGGCTGCAGGACGCGCTCCTCCCCCACCGGCTGCCGGTGCACGAGGGGGTGGAGACGGTGGGCCGTTACCTGCCGGGCACCCAGGGCATGGACGTGGGCGGCGACTGGTACGACGTGATCGAGACGGACGACGGCCGCCTCGCCCTCGTCATCGGGGACGTCCAGGGGCACGGGGTGGCCGCCGCGGCGACCATGGGCCAGCTGCGCAGCGCGGTGCGGGCGTTCGCGCTGGGCGGGCACGCGCCCGAGGACGTGGTGCGGGGCACCAACCGGCTGCTCATCGACCTCGATCCGGGGCAGTTCGCGAGCTGCTGCTACGTCGTCCTCGACCCCGAGACCGGTGAGGCGCACGCCGCACGGGCCGGGCACCCGCAGCCGCTGCTGCGCAGGACAGACGGCTCCACGGTCGGGGTGGACCTCGCGGGCGGAGTGGTGCTGGGGGTCGACGACAGCGCCACGTATCCGGTGACCCGGCTGCGCCTCGGACCGGGCGAGGTGCTCGCCCTGTTCACGGACGGCCTGGTGGAGCGGCCGGACACGGACATCGACGAGGGCATCGAGCGGCTGCGCCGTGCCCTGGCCGCCACCGGCTCGGCGCCGCTGCCGGAGACCGCCGACCGGCTGATCCGCGAGGCCCGGCAGTCCGCGGACCGGCCCGACGACATCGCCCTGCTCCTGGCGGCCCGCTGGGGGACGCGCGCGCACCGGGCGTGA
- a CDS encoding NAD(P)/FAD-dependent oxidoreductase: MSRPRILVVGAGFAGVACVRRLERRLTGREAAISLLSPFSYQLYLPLLPQVASGVLTPQSVALSLRRSERHRTRIIPGGAVGIDTDAKVCVVRSLTGGLETEPYDHLVLAPGSVTRTFDIPGLTEHARGMKTLAEAVYIRDHVIAQLDLADASQDEAERAARLQFVVVGGGYAGTETAACLQMLTHNAVKRYPRLDPRLIKWHLVDIAPTLMPELGPKLGSAALEILRRRGIEVSLGVSVASVDEKTVTLTDGRVLPSRTLIWTAGVAASPLIGTLGAETLKGRLVVGPDMAVPNLPGVYALGDAAAVPDLAKGEEGAVCPPTAQHAMRQGKVIADNLVATLRGEKTRPYVHKDLGLVVDLGGLDGVSKPLGVELHGMPAQAVARAYHWAALRTNVAKTRVMTNWLLNAVAGDDFVRTGFLASKSGSLRDFEYTDAYLSPDQVRAHTASLRAAAS; the protein is encoded by the coding sequence GTGTCTCGACCGAGAATCCTCGTGGTGGGCGCCGGTTTCGCCGGGGTCGCGTGCGTGCGGCGCCTCGAACGGCGGCTGACCGGGCGAGAGGCCGCGATCTCGCTGCTCTCGCCCTTCTCGTACCAGCTGTATCTGCCCCTGCTCCCCCAGGTGGCCTCCGGGGTGCTCACTCCGCAGTCGGTGGCCCTGTCCCTGCGGCGCAGCGAGCGGCACCGCACGCGGATCATCCCCGGCGGCGCGGTCGGCATCGACACGGACGCCAAGGTCTGCGTGGTGCGGTCCCTCACCGGAGGGCTGGAGACGGAGCCGTACGACCACCTCGTCCTGGCCCCCGGCAGCGTCACCCGCACCTTCGACATCCCCGGACTCACCGAGCACGCCCGCGGCATGAAGACCCTCGCCGAGGCGGTGTACATCCGCGACCACGTGATCGCCCAGCTGGACCTCGCCGACGCGAGCCAGGACGAGGCGGAGCGGGCCGCACGGCTGCAGTTCGTGGTGGTGGGCGGCGGCTACGCGGGGACCGAGACGGCGGCCTGTCTGCAGATGCTGACCCACAACGCGGTCAAGCGGTATCCGCGGCTCGACCCCCGGCTCATCAAGTGGCACCTGGTGGACATCGCGCCCACGCTGATGCCCGAACTGGGGCCGAAGCTGGGCTCGGCGGCGCTCGAGATCCTGCGGCGGCGCGGGATCGAGGTCTCGCTCGGGGTGTCGGTGGCCTCCGTGGACGAGAAGACGGTGACGCTCACGGACGGCCGGGTGCTGCCCAGCCGCACCCTGATCTGGACGGCCGGGGTCGCGGCGAGCCCGCTGATCGGGACCCTCGGCGCCGAGACGCTCAAGGGCCGGCTCGTGGTCGGCCCGGACATGGCGGTGCCGAACCTGCCCGGTGTGTACGCGCTGGGCGACGCGGCCGCGGTGCCGGACCTCGCCAAGGGCGAGGAGGGCGCGGTCTGCCCGCCGACCGCCCAGCACGCCATGCGCCAGGGCAAGGTGATCGCCGACAACCTGGTCGCGACCCTGCGGGGCGAGAAGACCCGTCCGTACGTCCACAAGGACCTGGGACTCGTGGTGGACCTCGGCGGTCTGGACGGCGTCTCCAAGCCGCTGGGCGTGGAACTCCACGGCATGCCGGCCCAGGCGGTCGCCCGCGCCTACCACTGGGCGGCGCTGCGCACCAACGTGGCGAAGACCCGGGTGATGACGAACTGGCTGCTCAACGCGGTGGCCGGTGACGACTTCGTCCGCACCGGCTTCCTGGCCTCGAAGTCCGGCTCGCTGCGGGACTTCGAGTACACGGACGCCTATCTGTCGCCCGACCAGGTCCGCGCCCACACCGCCTCACTGCGCGCCGCCGCCTCCTGA
- a CDS encoding alpha/beta hydrolase produces MTGRVLPYDVEGSGPRRALVLHNWFGDRTSFAPLREHLDRDTGSYAFLDCRGYGEAMDADGAYTMEEVAADALAVADDLGWEEFSVVGHSMGAKAAQLMLLDAPGRVRSIVGISPVSAAGFPLDAETWELFAGAAESAANRRAIIDNTTGGRYGDAWLSGLVDRSLRRSSATAFRAYLDSWSRTDFHERVRDNPAPVLLVVGAHDPALGAEAMEATWLRWYPNARLTVLPDAGHYAPEETPKDLADAIEAFLAA; encoded by the coding sequence ATGACGGGCCGGGTTCTTCCGTACGACGTGGAGGGCAGCGGTCCGCGCCGCGCCCTGGTACTGCACAACTGGTTCGGCGACCGCACCAGCTTCGCGCCGCTGCGGGAACACCTCGACCGGGACACCGGCTCGTACGCCTTCCTCGACTGCCGCGGCTACGGGGAGGCGATGGACGCCGACGGCGCGTACACCATGGAGGAGGTCGCGGCGGACGCCCTCGCCGTCGCCGACGACCTCGGCTGGGAAGAGTTCTCCGTGGTGGGCCACTCCATGGGGGCCAAGGCGGCCCAGCTGATGCTGCTCGACGCACCCGGGCGGGTGCGCTCGATCGTCGGCATCTCGCCGGTGTCCGCGGCGGGCTTCCCGCTCGACGCGGAGACCTGGGAGCTGTTCGCCGGGGCCGCCGAGAGCGCGGCCAACCGCCGGGCCATCATCGACAACACCACCGGCGGACGGTACGGCGACGCCTGGCTGTCCGGCCTCGTGGACCGCTCCCTGCGGCGCTCCTCGGCCACCGCCTTCCGCGCCTACCTGGACTCCTGGTCGCGCACGGACTTCCACGAGCGGGTCCGCGACAACCCGGCGCCCGTCCTCCTCGTCGTCGGCGCCCACGACCCGGCGCTCGGCGCGGAGGCGATGGAGGCGACCTGGCTGCGCTGGTACCCCAACGCCCGGCTCACGGTGCTGCCCGACGCCGGGCACTACGCGCCCGAGGAGACCCCGAAGGACCTCGCCGACGCCATCGAGGCCTTCCTGGCCGCCTGA
- a CDS encoding dihydrodipicolinate reductase: MIPTVVWGTGNVGRAAIRAVDAHPALDLSAVLVANRAKVGRDAGELAGLGRELGIAARDDAAAVLAGRPGAVVYAASGDLRPDEALADVVRAVRAGAVVVTPSLYPLYDQRGAPPEFREPVLAAVREGGGSLFASGVDPGWGNDVLPLLVSGLGSTVEAIRCQEIFDYSTYEQEESVRLLVGMGQPMTYEPPMLLPSVPAMVWGGQLRLMARALGVELDEIRETLERRPLETTVRTRTMGEFRAGTQGAVRFEVQGVVDGEPLLVIEHVTRIHPDCAPDWPVPPDGSGAHRVIVEGRPRIEVTVEATDEGENRSAGGNATAVGRLVGAIDWLVAAEPGLYDALDVPLRPAVGKLGRRPR, encoded by the coding sequence ATGATTCCGACCGTGGTGTGGGGAACGGGAAACGTCGGGCGCGCGGCCATCCGGGCCGTCGACGCCCACCCGGCGCTCGACCTCTCGGCCGTCCTCGTGGCGAACCGTGCCAAGGTCGGCCGTGACGCGGGCGAGCTCGCCGGCCTCGGGCGCGAGCTGGGGATCGCGGCGCGGGACGACGCCGCCGCCGTCCTCGCGGGCCGGCCGGGCGCCGTGGTGTACGCGGCGTCGGGTGACCTGCGCCCCGACGAGGCGCTCGCCGACGTGGTGCGGGCGGTACGGGCCGGGGCGGTCGTCGTGACGCCCTCGCTGTACCCGCTGTACGACCAGCGCGGCGCACCGCCGGAGTTCCGCGAGCCGGTCCTGGCGGCGGTGCGGGAGGGCGGCGGCTCGCTGTTCGCCTCGGGGGTGGACCCGGGGTGGGGCAACGACGTGCTGCCGCTGCTGGTGAGCGGGCTCGGCAGCACCGTGGAGGCGATCCGCTGCCAGGAGATCTTCGACTACTCGACGTACGAGCAGGAGGAGTCGGTCCGTCTCCTCGTCGGCATGGGGCAGCCCATGACGTACGAGCCGCCGATGCTGCTGCCGTCGGTGCCGGCGATGGTGTGGGGCGGTCAGCTGCGGCTGATGGCCCGGGCGCTGGGCGTCGAGCTCGACGAGATCCGCGAGACGCTGGAGCGGCGTCCGCTGGAGACGACGGTGCGGACCCGCACGATGGGCGAGTTCCGGGCCGGCACCCAGGGCGCGGTCCGCTTCGAGGTGCAGGGGGTCGTCGACGGCGAGCCGCTGCTGGTGATCGAGCACGTCACCCGGATCCACCCGGACTGCGCGCCGGACTGGCCGGTGCCGCCGGACGGTTCGGGGGCGCACCGGGTGATCGTGGAGGGCCGGCCGCGGATCGAGGTCACGGTCGAGGCGACGGACGAGGGCGAGAACCGCTCCGCGGGCGGCAACGCGACCGCCGTGGGCCGTCTGGTGGGAGCGATCGACTGGCTCGTGGCGGCGGAGCCGGGACTCTACGACGCGCTGGACGTGCCGTTGCGCCCGGCGGTGGGGAAGCTGGGAAGGAGACCGCGGTGA